Within the Paenibacillus sp. AN1007 genome, the region ACGAGCAAGCACGCAATCCAGAACGAAAAAACAGCCGTAAAGATGACTGTACACAGAAATACCATTACAACCATCATTGGCGGATACGCAACACGCAAAAAATAATGCTGCAGGCTTTCTACATCGCCAACGATACGAGCTAGCAGATCTCCACTTCGGTTTTTGTTTAATATCCCCGGTGTGACAGGAATAAGCTTGGCAAAGTATGCGGTACGCAAACGGCTTAGAATTGAGAATGTCGCCCGGTGTGAAGCCAGCCGTTCTCCGTAACGGCTGGCCGCGCGCAGAAACCCGAGCAGTTTAACCATCGACGTAAGCACAATCAACGTGTACAGCGGGGGTGCAAACACAGTTTGAGAGATGAGATATCCGCTGGCAGAAAAAAGAGCAACACCTGCTGTACCAGCTGTAAATCCGCATAAAATGGAAAGCAGAATGTCCTTGCGTTCCTGCAGCATGGCTTTGGACAGAACAGCCAACTCTTTCATACAATCCCTCCTGTTCTCTGGACTTGTACCATCTCGGCATATGCAGGCAGACGCTCCAGCAGTTCCTGATGTGTTCCGGAATCTGCAAGCAGCCCATTCGCCATAAACAAAATCCGGTCGGCCTGCTGAATCGTATATAAACGATGAGCCACCGTGATCATTACTGCCTTTTGAGACAATGCAGCGATGGAACGCTGCAGAATCTGTTCAGTGTGCAGGTCAAGTCCAACCGTCGGTTCATCAAACAAAATGATGGCAGGCTGTTTCAGGAAAGCGCGAGCAAGCGCCAGCCGCTGCTTCTCACCGCCGGACAGCCCGCGCCCGCCTTCCCCTACTGGAGTATCCAATCCTTTTTCCAGCTGCGCAATAAGTGTCTGTAGTCCCGCTTGTTCAGCGGCTCGTTCTATATCCACACGCGACATGGTCTGTTCTGCGCCAATTGAAATATTGTCAGCGAGTGTACCCGCAAAAATATAAGGATGCTGTGTAATGTAACTGATCTGCCGGAACCAGTCGGCTTCATCGATTTGCGTCAGCGGTTTCCCGTTAATTAGAACGGAACCGGATGTCGGCTGCAGTAACCCGGAGATCAGGTGCAGTAATGTGGTTTTACCTGAACCGCTTTTGCCGACAATGGCTGTATGTTCTCCAGGTTTGATCGAGATCTGTTCCGCCGCAAGTTTAAATGAGCCGGGGGCATAATGAAACTTTATATTTTGCAGTTCGATGGAAGGCGGCGCTGTGGCACGAGTTATCGCATGATTAGCTGTTGCTTCTTTCGCAGCTTGTTCTTGAACTGACTTTCCTGTTTCTTCCTTCTCGCCATCATGATTTGCTGTACTCGTGGTATCCGCTTCTGCCAGCATCTGCTCCACCTTGCGCATGGCTCCCATGCTGGTTCGACCGCTGTGAAAAGCAGTCCCTGTATTTTTAAGCAGGTTGTAGAACTCGGGCACAAGCAGCAGCACCAGAAAAGCGGTATGGAATGTCATGGATTTATACACAAGCAGCTGAATGGCAAGCTCAAGCGCGACGATGCCGATGCTTAACATCACGATGGCTTCCAGCATAAATGTATTCGTAAAGGCAATCTTCAGAATACTCATCGTGGTATCCCGAAAACCCAGACTACTGCGTTCAATCTCCTGCTGCTGGCGGCTGGCTTTTCCAAATATTTTTAACGTAACGAGTCCTTGAAGCGAGTCCAGAAATGTTCCGGAGAACTCGGCCAACTGCGCGTATTTTTCTTCGGATTTGTTTTTGGTCTGCAGTCCGACCAGAATCATGAACAACGGGATAAACGGTGCTGTGCACAGCAAAATCCAGCCCGTGTTAGCATGCTGCATAAATGCAGCAGCCAGAATCATGATCGGAATGATCGATGCTTCCATCATGCGCGGCATGTACTGACTGAAATAACTGTCCGCTTCGTCCACCGCATCGAGAGCCACACTGACCTTACCTCCCGTCTGCCCCTGCAGCGACGAGAACATAGAGGTTCGGGTCAGATTCTGTAACACTACAGCCCGCATTTGGGTTTTGGCACGTGCGGCCATGTATATGCCAACGCTGCCGTTGGCATATGCTAACAGCGTACGTACAGCCATAACGGTCAGTAATATACCAAGCAGCAGCATGATCGATGTGAAAGATGCCTTTTCTACAAAAATGCGCTGCACAGCCTCAGCCATAAACACAGCCTGACTTATAACAGCTGCACCCAGGGCCAGTGAAAAGGCCATAAGGAGCACTCTGCTTTTCCGAAGCGAAGACATTTGCTGTTTAATCAGTTCCGACTTCCTTCTGCCAGGCGACTTCCCCTGCTGCTCGGGTTGCTGCTTCGTTTGTTCTTTTCGCTGCCTTTTCACGGGACAACCCTCCTTTTATTTGCTGCCTTTGACATAGTCCGCGTCAAACAGGAACAATCTGAACACAAGAATCAGAGAAGGAATCAGCAGGCATAGTCCTCCGATAAAGACAACGACAAGCGCGAAACCCATAGCTGGCGATGTGGCACTGCTCTGAATCGTAATGTATGGATCGAGAATGTAAGGATACTGACCGATCCCGTAAGCAAAAAAGGCACAGAAAAATTGAAGCATGATGCATATAAATGCAAGACCATAACGACGTCCGTTATACAGCAGCCACATGGCAGTCATGAAGAAGGCTACCGATAAAGCGAGCAGCCACCAGAGGTCCATCATATTTTGAAAATGGCGTTCGTTGTGCTGACCCAGATATATAAATGCTGTCAGTGCCAGAATAATCGTCGGTGTGCTCCAGAACAGGGAGTAATTACGCATAAGCTTCAATGCGCCCTTATCCTCTGCCCTCGAAGCGTAGAAGGTTAGAAACGATCCGCTGATAAACAAAACGGAGACAATCGCAAGACCAACGATGCTCCAGGATAGAGGATTGGTAAACAATGCCCAGTAATCCAGGGAAATCGTCTCTCCCTGCTTCAGGATGAACCCGCCCTCGGACAAAGTCAGGGCCACGGACAGAGATGCCGGAATCAGCAATCCTGCAGCTCCGTATAAAAACAGGTACACGATGTTATTCTTGGAACCGTAATTTTCAAAAGCATAGAACGAGCCCCGAATGGCAATCAGAATGACGGCAATACTTCCGGGAACAATAAGTGCCGCACCATAATAGGAAGCCGTATCCGGAAAAAATCCGATGATGCCAATATAGAAAAAGACAAAAAATACATTCGTAATCTCCCAGACGGGTGACAGATAGCGGGAGATCAAACGGTTAATTAGATGATCCTGTTTTGTCAGGCGTGCATAAAAGGCGAAAAATCCAGCCCCGAAATCAATCGAAGCGATGATTAAATATCCATACAGGAACAGCCAGAGTACCGAAATACCGATCAACTCATAACTCATTGGTTATGTCCTCCATTCCCTGCAGCTGCAGCCGTTCGATCTTCTCTGGACTTCAACCACTTTTCCAGCTCAACCTCAGCAGGATTGTTGTTGAACAGACGCTTCAACACAAGGACACAGATCACGCCGAGCACGATGTACAAGAGCAGGAAGACAAAAAATAAAATTCGGATACTCGGGGATGAAGTGGCTGCTTCTTCGACCCGCATGTATCCACGAATGATCCACGGCTGCCGACCGATCTCTGCATAGAACCAGCCCATCTCCACAGCTAGAAAGGCAAGCGGTGCGCTGACTGCAGCAAGGCGAAGCATCCACTTGTTGAGTGGATTACGTCTCTTCCAGAGTACAAACAGAAAATATAGACCGGATATGGCAAGCAGCGCGAATCCAATGCCGGCCATCAGATCGAATAAATAATGCACAAGCAGCGGAGGCTGCTCATCCGGCGGGAATTCGTTCAATCCGGTGACCTTGGCATTAAAATCTCCAAAGGCCAAAAAGCTGAGGATCTTGGGCAGATGCAGTGCACCTATAATCTCATGTTCCGCATTCAGCCATCCGAGCAGAATCAAATCTGCGCCGCTCTCCGTCTCAAAATGCCATTCGGCAGCAGCGAGCTTCTCCGGCTGGTGTTCAGCCAAAAATTTGGCGGATACATCACCAGCGAGTGTATTGAATAAACTGAATACCAACACGACGGCCATCATCAGATTTAGTCCTTTTTTGTGATAAGCGGATACTCCTCTTCTCAACATGGCCAGCGCAGCGATTCCGGCAAGCAGAGCCGCCCCTGTTAAGTAAGCCGAGCTTAATACATGGAACACCTTGGAGAATGTGGCTGTATTCAGCATGGCTTGTACAGGGTTTACCGCAGTAAATTGACCTGCCTGCATTACAAATCCTTCAGGCTGATTCATAAATCCGTTCACGGTTGTAATAAACACCGCTGACATCCCTGCTCCCGCAACTACAGGAATGGTCAGCAGCCAGTGAATGTACGGGTTTTTGAACCGATCCCATGTGTAAAGATAGATGCCCAGGAAAATGGCTTCAAAAAAGAACGCGAATACTTCCATGAAAAGCGGCAGTGCGATAACATTCCCAGCCAGCTTCATAAAGTTAGGCCACACCAGAGCAAGCTGCAGTGAGATCGCTGTACCGGTCACCACTCCAACAGCCACCGAGATGACAAAACCTCTTGACCACCTCTTCGCCATAAGTATGTAGTGGGGGTCCTTCTTCCGAATTCCGATAAACTCAGCAATGGCGATCATTAACGGAATCCCTACACCAAGCGTTGCAAAAATAACGTGAAATCCGAGTGTCAGACCTGTTACGAGCCTGCTCCATAAGACGGTATCGATTGCCATTTTATAATGCCTCCTCTCAAACTCCATTCATTGATTATGTTTCTTTGTATCATTTTTTAGGTCTTAACATGAGAAAAATTTCACAAAACAAATGACAACGATAGGCTGCCACTCGTTAAGCACATTTACTCCTTCTTTACTCCTTCAGATGTAAAGCGAAATCCAGCGCTGGATGCCTTATATTCTCTGATTGCGAAGCGCCTCTAGGATTGGCTCAGACCTGATATTCAAAATTATTATATCCTCAATTTTAATCAATTCAATCACTGACACGTCTTCGACCTTAAACGTTCAAGAAAGGCTCAACTCTTTCTGACAAGTTGGTGAAAAATATTAAAACCACCCTTTGGAGCTATTGATTTGCTGCACACTCACGTGTTAATAAGCTTCGCAGCCACATAAATAATCTTCATCGTTTTACCGTGAGTGAGTTCCTGAATTTTGCCTTGGAGCCAACCGAAATTCTTGGGGCGCATGAATCTGTGTTACACTTAAATGGCTTAACGGTCTGATGACACAGAAAGAGCTGCATAATTAATGAAAATGAAAGGTGTGATGTCCATGGTACATAACCGACAAGCTCGAAAACCAGTCTATTTTTTCTGCAAAATCAAAAACAACAAATCCGTACAAAGGAGATGTCACATTGAACTTGAACATTATTGAAGGTAAATTTGATCATAGGTCGGAAACCGAGCGACTGGTGATTCGACCATTACAAAACGAAGATTATGAGAACTGGCTGCATGAATTCGAAAGCCGCTTTCCCTCTCGGCATCGACATGATCCTGGAAAAATCGATATGAGTGACTGCACACCTGAATGGTTCGAGCAGCTAGTGGAGAGACATCAGGAACTTGCCCGCACCGATGCCGTATATATATTCGGTGTATTCAGAAAAGAAGATGGTACACATCTGGGCATGATTGATATTGCCACGTTGGCTAGAGAACCGTTTCAATGGGCCAGCTTTGGCTACACCATCCACAATCAGCATTGGAGACAAGGATACGGTCAAGAGGCGGTATGCGAAGTTCTCCGTATGGCAGCAGCAGACTTGAAGTTTCACCGATTGGAAGCCCATATTAATGTGGATAACACTCCCTCTATTAAACTGGCTGAACGTGCAGGTCTGGAATTCGAATGTTTGCGAAAAGGTTTCATCTTTGAAAACGAAGAATGGACGGATCATCTCGTGTATTACAAAAACCTGCCTCACGTAATTTAGGCGCTCAGTCTAATCCGTTTAAAAGGATCAGTAACATCACTGAAAAAAGCAGCGGCCTGAATGGCAGCTGCTTTTTTACCTCTTTTTCCAAACTTCCATTTTACGATCAGACCCTAGAATCAGAACAGCGAAATACATACTACTTCCTGTTCTATAGATAAGGTCATTCTAGATGTATTAATGTGACTTTATTGAAATACAACCCTCGGGGAATTTGTAATAACACATGGATAAATGTACTAAATCCATTGTTAACTTTTACCTAAGACTGTTATACACGCTGAACGACCATTTCTCCTAATATTTGCTCGATCCGGTAGGTATCTTTTGGTAATTGTGAATGTACATAGGATTCCACATCGCCCGTATCAATGTCGTACAGCACCTCGATCTCTTTCGAGAAAAGAAGGTTCCCTTCTTGGAATGTGTGAGACAGGGCCGCGATCTTTTTGGGTTTGGGCGTCTCACCCAAAATCTGCTGCAGTGCTTGAACGTACGTTTCCAGAGCACGAGCCCCTACCACCTTAATTCCCTGCTGCTCTTTATTCACGATAATAATAGAGGGGAATCCTCGAACGCCAAGACGGGCAGTCATCTCAAAATCTTCTTCCAACAAATCCTGTGCAGCTTGCTGTGAGGATGCGTCCACGATTTCTTTACCATTCAGTCCGAGTTGGTTGACAAGTTCAATCAGCACTTCATCTTCTCCAATATTTTGATTCAATGCAAAGACGGCTTCTCGTGCTCGTCTCAGGAATGCCTGTTCCTTCCCAGGATGCATACGCTGAATCACCTTGAATACCCGAGAAGGCGGATAGGAAGATTGAATCGGCTGATCATACCATAAGGACCCGTCAATCGGCATGCGTGAGTGCTCGCCTACTTCCCTCCAATGGCCGGCAACATCGGAAGGTTTCTGAATACCGTTTGCACCATCAGAGAATCCCTCCCAGCTTGCCAGCAATCCTCCCATTTTAATCTCTACGTTAAAGTAATGACCATACTCTTCAATAAAGCGATGCAGGACAGGCTCAAGTGCCCAGCAGTGCGAACAGATCGGGTCGGTTGCATAGTACAGCGTAACTTTTTTCTCTTCCTGCTTTAGATCAATAACCTGCATCTCTTCTTCATCACTTATGCCGCATACACCCGTTTCCAGGTCACACATCATAGATTCGTTACTCATCGTTATCCCGCCTTTTTGATCTTATCGAATAGATTAGCTTTGTGTTAGTATGATTATAATATCTATAATCTTAAGAACAAGTACGATTCTTTTTCTGACTTAGTATCAAAAAGTATACTATTGGAGGTTTTCGTATGAAATACGATTTTAATTTTGATCAGCTGTGTCCCGCGACGTATGCTTTTCAGGTGATTGGCGGGAAGTGGAATCTGCCGATTCTGGCCATTCTCAGTGAAGATGACAGCATTCGGTACAATGAGTTAAAAAGAAGACTGCCCGGAATTACGCCAACGATGTTAACGAACTGTTTGAAAGACCTGATTCAATACGGAATCGTTCATCGCGAGCAGTATAACGAAATACCGCCAAGAGTCGAATATTCGCTTACTCCATCCGGCAAAGAGCTGGTGCCTTTGATCGAATCCATGGTGTTATGGGGGGAGAAAAATATACAGCGAAGTTCAGAATCACTTTAGCACGGATAAATGTTTAGTGCTCTCATACACTGTTATCGGAAGTCCGGATCTCCATCTCTGTACCAGATCCGGATTGGCAATGAATGGCCGGCCAAAGGCTGCCAGATCAATTACACCGTCATTGATTGCCTCCTCTGCCCTCTCCAGATCGAGATTCCCTACGCCGATAATCGTGTGCTCCCATTGTGAGCGAACCGCCTGATGAAAGTTGAGTCCATCCGACCAAACTTCAGCATAGCTTTCGGTTGAGGGGTGCAGTATCGTGATACCTGTTTCACGGAAAAGCTCCAGATAGGCGCGGATTGTCTCTGCCTTGGAAGTCCATGCATATGACGGATCGTCATCTTTTTTCTCGGAAAAGCGGATGATGATGCGATCTGTGCTGATTTCTTTTTTCACCGCGATAATGACCTCTTTCAAAAAGCGAAGTCTCCCCTGAAGGTTGCCCCCATACTCGTCATTTCGTATGTTCGTCCACTCATTTATAAATTGGTCCATCAGATAACCGTGGGCCGCGTGGAGCTCTATTCCGTCAAATCCCGCCAAAACTGCGCTGCGAGCAGCTAATTGGAAATGATAAACGACATCTTTGATCTCTTCAGTGGTCATCGTTTCAGGCATTTCGTAAGATTTGTGAAGTTTATGCACTTTTCCCTGTGCCTGGATGGATGAAGGAGCCTGCGGCCTCCTGCCGATCAGGTCCGAATGCGACAATCTGCCCACATGCCATAACTGTGCGATAATCGTGCCGCCGTGCCTGTGCACAGCCTCCGTTACCTTTTTCCATGAAGCAGTCTGTGCCTCTGTATATAATCCAGGTACCCCAAACGTTCCTTTACCCGAGAGCATGGGGGTAATGCCCTCGGTAATGATCAAACCGACGCCATCCTTGGCTCGTTGTTCGTAATATGCACTAATTTCTTCCGTTACCGTTCCGTCTTCGTCCCGTGCAAAGCCCCTTGTCAGCGGAGCCATGACGATGCGGTTGCGAAGGTTCCACTGCCCCAGTGCTACAGGTTTGAAAATGTTAAAAAATGAATTTGACATGTCTTTTCCTTCTCTCTTTTTGAAATTAAGGATATTGTAGAACGGATAAGACATATCGTAAAATGATTAGAATATATAGGAGTATCACTGTGAGTGATACCTCAGTTTGAAGGAAAATTGAAGATGGGATACTTCAATCTAGTCGGGGTTACTCTCTTATTGTCTAAATTTTATATTCAGGAGGCCATCATGGAATTATCCGATATTGACATCATGCTCGCCGTTGGACGCACAGGCAAAATCTCACAAGCAGCCAAAGAGCTGAACTATGCCCAGTCCAATGTCACGACACGTATCAAAAAACTGGAAGAAGAATATCAGGTCCAGCTGTTTGACCGCTCTGCCAAAGGTGTACAGCCTACAGAAAAAGGAAAGCAGTTCCTTGATTATGCTGCACGCCTTCGCAACCTGCTGTATGATCTGGAGCAGGAAATGACGGACCCGGAAGAACCATCAGGGACGTTAAGGATCGGAATTGTCGAAACGGCAGCATCACGGCGTTTTATCGAGATATTAAATGAGTACCAGATGACGTATCCAAACGTGTCGATCTCGCTGGTGAATGCTACCTCCCCCAAGGTGCTGCGGCATAAAATTCAGTCTTCTGAACTTGATGGTGCTTTTATTAGCGGGGCATGTGTCAAAGAAGGATTGAAGGTCGAATACGAGATGCAGGATACGGTACACATCATCTCCAAACGAACGGAGACCCCGCTTGAAACATTTTGTCAACTTTCATGGGTTGTGTTTCCGCAGGGATGTCCGTATCGTGAGATTACGGAGAAGTTTCTGGCGGAAGAAGGCCTATCGGCCAAAAACCTGATTGAAGTCAGTACTATGGAAAATCTGCTCGGCTGCGTAGAATCCGGGATTGCGGTTACGATCATGCCCTGCAGCGTTGTCCACAATCAACCTGAGGCATATACAGTGCATGATCTGTCTGATGTACTTACGCCAACCGCCACCACTTTTGTGCGGGGTGAGAACCGATATGCCAGCAGCGCCCTGCGTCAGTTCATAAAGCTGCTAAACGAGAAGTGTATGACCTTCTGAACGTTCTTACGAAAAGTGAGCTCGGCGTTTGGTGAATGTCTTTTACTTATAATTGTTTCGCCATTTGTGCACATTTTTTTAAAGCCCATATGTAATGATCTGCCGTGTTAGCCGCAAAGTAACTATACAGATTGCTTGTTTTGACCCATTTATAATGCTTTTTAGCCATGATCTCTTCTTGGGTATGCTGCTGTATGAGTGACATGACTCGTTCGTGGCTCAGTTCCAGTTTACGAATGGCTCCTCTTGGGAAAATAGTCTTATACCTCTTCCTTTTGGATATTCCAAAAAGAGAGCTGCCGTCTGGCTGCTCTCTCCGAATGCTGCATCTTGTTTCTCTGCTGCTCATTTTTGCATATCCACGATCTCAATCTACTCATTAGAGAAGCTCTTCTTACGCCCTCCAGTTATGCTTATTTGCTTAAGCTGTTCCATAATTGCTGAAATACCCTCTGATCTACTTTGAAAAATACGGGAGCATAGCCGTAACGTACCATGCTTTCCTCTCCGAACAGGACAAGTTGAACCCTGGTTTTATCCTCAAGAGTCAAATAGAGTATTTTGCGGTTATCATCCCCATAGAGACGTTCCTGCAGTTCAGGACTGGCCGCTGCGGGAGCTGCTAAAAATAACTGCTCGATAAAGCTGCTCAGTGAGCCGTCGACTGAAAGTTTCTGCAGCTGACCGAGCCCGTTATTCCAGCTATCAAAGCTCTCCCACTGCGCCGCAATCACCTGATCCTTAATGTTAAGCTTGCCAATGAGAGCGGAAAGGCCGCTGACCGATATACCATTTGTTTTATCAAAAAATTGAGCGTATCCTTGACCGTCTACTTCGATATAGGACATAATCCGAAAATCCGAATTGTATCCTTTCACGGTATAGATATCTGCCTTACCAATAGTCGAGGCCAACTCCTTGTAGTCATCCTGACTGCTCAGCTCATGGATGCCACCAGAGGTTTTGCCCAGTCTCTTGCCTCGCAGCGCCAAGGCATCTGCACCTTCCACCGTAGTCGCAGATTCGGTATAGACGTTTCCATGATAAACGACCAATCCAATCATGTCTGCCTTAACATTCTGGTTATCTCCACTGGGCAGCTCAATCTTCGGAATCTCTACAGGAACTATGTTTGAATTCTCGGTCTTGATCGCAGTGTATCCTCTGGTAACCTGATCCTTGTCCATTAATGCAGCATTTGACGCTATCTCTTTTGCAGGCGAAATCGTTCCACCCCACTGCTGCCAAACGGTTGGTACGGCAAGCCCGATGCTTGCTGCTGCGACAACGCCTGCTGCTATGTACAGTGACTTACGAGCACGCTTTGTTGTGGGGTGCTGGGCTTTCACATTCTGTTCGATTCTTTTTTTCATCTGATGATCTGTTTTCAACTGATCCACCGCTTTCTTATATCGCTGTTTGAATTCCTGCTCATTCATGGCTGTTCCTCCCCTTCAAGCTCCAGTTTTAACAGTTGTCTCCCCCGCTGTAACCTCATCTTTACTGCCGATTCACTAATCTCTAAAATCTTGCTGATGTCCCGGACTGCATAATCTTCGTAATAATAGAGATGAACAACCGATCTATATTTCACGGGTAGAGACAGCACCAGTTCGATCAAAGCCTGATCCTCAGGATCATTCGTGATCACTAGTTCTGAAGCTTCCAGTTTGACTTCCCGCTTACGCCAGCCTCTACGGAGTAAGGATTTGCAATGATTAGTCGTTACTCGAATTAACCATGCTTTTTGATGTTCAGCATCATGAAATGCTGGCGCCTTTTCCATGAATTTAATGAACGTATCCTGAGTGGCTTCTTCCGCGTCTTCCCGTCTGCCGAGGTGCACCATTGCAATCCGGAACAGCGTATCCGCATATGTCTCATAGATACTCATGACCTGATTGCTCTTCTGGGATATGGACTGCTGCATAGGATGTTTTTGCCCCCCTTTATACTCTGAACACTCTTACGGACGACATTTGGTCACATTTTGTTTTCAACTTTTTTCGGCCGGATCGAAAAGAACACAAAAAAAGGCTATCTCTCTGACAATGCACCGCGTAGGGTACATACCATTGAAACAGCCTTCCTTTTTCTATATAGATGATGTTAAGCGAAATTCACTTATAAATTGAACCCATACAGCTGTCAACTTAGGGCGTGTCTTGAAACCCGCTGAAGTGCATCTTTTATGCCCTTTTTGCCCCCTGCTGCGTCACTTTCCCTTGACGTGCGCCAGCACGCCTGCGATAAACTTTCTGGCATGGAACAGAAATTCGGCAAAATTTTGGCTTCCTTCAGCGTTTTCAGACACCCCCTAGTGAATTTCCAAATAATCCAGATATGCATCCCATGTGCCGTCGTCAGCGGTTACAATCAATTCAATCACCTGATTTCCGGTTCCATGACTGATGTTATTCAGCGTATAAACGGCGGGGCTGCTGCCTCCATAATAAAACGTGCCTTTGGTCTGCCCGCCAATCCTCAGATCTACCCGCGCCATATTGGCATTGTTGGATGCCCCCCTGAGCGAGAATGAATGCGTTCCGGTTGAGAAGTTATGTGTAGTCCGCACGGCATCGTTATTAGCATACAGGACAACTCCGTTGAACGGAGAGCTGATGTTACCGGTATACTGACCGCTTTTGGTCATATTCTCCGTTTCGATTCTCACCGCAGCTGCAGGAGGATTGTTGGTGCCGCCATCCGGTGCAACAGCTCGTCCGGTAGATGACGAGATCATGCCCGCACAGAGGCCGCGGCTTTTCAGGTTTTGAGCAATCTGAGGAATGGCCTGAAGTGTCGTTTGGTACTGATCATGCATCAAAATGACGTCACCGCTTGCCATGCGATTTACTGCCGCCACAATCTGGGAGGCATTCGCACCGTTCCAATCCTGTGAATCGACGTTCCATAATACTTCTCTCAAACCGTTCTGGCTGATCACCGATTTCAATGTTCCGTTCGTAGCACCATACGGCGGTCTGAAAAGCGATGGCGAAGAGCCTGTAATGGAACGAATCGTCTGCTGGGTACGTGTAATCTCGGATGCCATCTGTGTTGTATTCAGCTTGGTCATATCCGGGTGGGTATAGGAATGGTTGCCAATCCACATCCCCGCCGACACCTGCGCACGAACAAGTGCCTGATTGTTTTGCGAGTTTTGTCCGGTATTAAACATGGTGGCACGCAGGCCTGACTGCTTTAAGGCATTAAGAATATTGTTTGTATTGTTCGAAGGACCATCATCAAAGGTCAGAGCCACATATCCGTTGGGACAGCCGGCATCAGCCGCACCGACGGAAGGCATCGGTGGAATGAAAAATAAAGAGCTCATAAGTGCAGCAGACATGGCGGCTTTGATTAATTTGGATTTAAACATGAATACACCTCCAGAGATTGGTTGACATAATATTTATTTTGTGTAAGTAAAATATGCTCAGTGGTTATCCTGTCCTATTCCTCCTTTCTTCACCTCGACACAGGCTAAATA harbors:
- a CDS encoding LysR family transcriptional regulator, whose product is MELSDIDIMLAVGRTGKISQAAKELNYAQSNVTTRIKKLEEEYQVQLFDRSAKGVQPTEKGKQFLDYAARLRNLLYDLEQEMTDPEEPSGTLRIGIVETAASRRFIEILNEYQMTYPNVSISLVNATSPKVLRHKIQSSELDGAFISGACVKEGLKVEYEMQDTVHIISKRTETPLETFCQLSWVVFPQGCPYREITEKFLAEEGLSAKNLIEVSTMENLLGCVESGIAVTIMPCSVVHNQPEAYTVHDLSDVLTPTATTFVRGENRYASSALRQFIKLLNEKCMTF
- a CDS encoding ClbS/DfsB family four-helix bundle protein; the protein is MSSRETRCSIRREQPDGSSLFGISKRKRYKTIFPRGAIRKLELSHERVMSLIQQHTQEEIMAKKHYKWVKTSNLYSYFAANTADHYIWALKKCAQMAKQL
- a CDS encoding sigma-70 family RNA polymerase sigma factor, translated to MQQSISQKSNQVMSIYETYADTLFRIAMVHLGRREDAEEATQDTFIKFMEKAPAFHDAEHQKAWLIRVTTNHCKSLLRRGWRKREVKLEASELVITNDPEDQALIELVLSLPVKYRSVVHLYYYEDYAVRDISKILEISESAVKMRLQRGRQLLKLELEGEEQP
- a CDS encoding polysaccharide deacetylase family protein, which produces MFKSKLIKAAMSAALMSSLFFIPPMPSVGAADAGCPNGYVALTFDDGPSNNTNNILNALKQSGLRATMFNTGQNSQNNQALVRAQVSAGMWIGNHSYTHPDMTKLNTTQMASEITRTQQTIRSITGSSPSLFRPPYGATNGTLKSVISQNGLREVLWNVDSQDWNGANASQIVAAVNRMASGDVILMHDQYQTTLQAIPQIAQNLKSRGLCAGMISSSTGRAVAPDGGTNNPPAAAVRIETENMTKSGQYTGNISSPFNGVVLYANNDAVRTTHNFSTGTHSFSLRGASNNANMARVDLRIGGQTKGTFYYGGSSPAVYTLNNISHGTGNQVIELIVTADDGTWDAYLDYLEIH